CGATATAGGTACCCGCATTGGCATGCAGAATGTCGAGCTGCCCCACCTTTGATAGAACGCGGTCAAGAAGCTGAGCACATGCTTCCGGGTCGAGCAGGTCCAGGGCGAGAGGTATCGCCTGTTTACCCAGACGCTCGCAGGCTGCTTTCAGCGCCTTCTCGTCGCGATCAACAAGAACGACCGTGGCGCCCGCCGCGACCATCGCCTCCGTCGACGCCATTCCGATACCCGACGCCGCGCCGGTGATTGCGGCGACCTTCCCTTTCAACTCGTTCATTCTTTCCTCCTCGGTTGAGCAGCGCTATCTGCCTGCGCCGCATGCTGCATGATAGTCGGCAAGGCTCTTCGTCACCCGCCAGATCAGAACCTCCTCAGGATCCAGCGGCATGTCACAAAACTGCTGGGCGGCCGGCATGTGCTGCCGGAACAACGGAAACGGCACGGATTTTCCGGCAAGCGAGTCGCAAAGGCGTGCGACGGCGGATCGAGCCTCTTTCGACGTCCAATAGTATCGGATGCGATCGGACAGCGAATAATGCCGAAGCCAGCGCTGCTCATTCTCCGTGCCGTGATAGTGCCGGCTCCAGTTTTCCCGATGCGCCAGCATGAGCGCCTCCATCGCGGCATAAAGCGGACGCTCGCCATAATGAGGCACGAGATCAGAGGCGATCAGATCCAGCCCATAGAGCGCCTCGCGCAGCACGAAGGTCAACTCCGGCCCGACCTTGAGAAGGGGAAACCCATCTTCGACCAGCGCGGTCAGCGGATCGGTGCCCTGATAATCGGTGGAATGCGCTTCGAACACGAATTGCGGCTCGTCTCCGAGCACCTGTCTCAATGCGTCGATCCTGCTGCGGTCGTAGCGGATGACGTTATGGTTGCCGAACTCGACGCCCGGCTGCACCACCAGGCCGATAGCGCGCGTAAACGCCTCCGCAAGGCCGGCCCCAGCGAAGACATGACGATGGACATCGATGGTTCGCCTGGCGGCGGAAGCCGCGGTCGGCTCGATCGTGGTCAGCGCATGATCCGCACCGCCGGGAGGAGGAACCTCCGTGCCGATCACATAAACCGGCATGGCTCCCCCTGCCTGCCTTGCCGAGGTCTCCGCGACAGCGGCAAGGCGTGCAGCGCGATGGGCGGTCGTGTCGTCATCCAACGCGGCGGGTTCACCCATGCAGCCCATCGACGCGTCCAGATGGATCTTGCGAAATCCGGCATCGACATAGGCCGCCACCATCCTTTCGGCTTCCGCCATGGCCTCTTCGGCCGCACGATCCCGCCAGGGATTCGGCCCGAGGTGGTCGCCCCCAAGCGTGATGAGGGTTTCCGGGCAGCCCTCCTCTTTGGCGATGCGCAGCACAAGGGCGGCAAAGTCCGCAGGGGTCATCCCGGTATAGCCGCCTAAATGGTTGACCTGATTGCAGGTGGCTTCGATCAGGACCGTGCTCGCATGGTCACGCCCATGACGCAACGCTGCCCGCAGGACGATTGGGTGGGCCGAGCAGACAGAGACGATACCGGCGGGACGCCCCTGGACCCTGAGTGCAGCCAGCTCGTTGAGTGCTATCTGCATCAGGGGCGCCTTTCCGTCGAGGCGATGAACGCGTCGAGCTCCTGACGGGTGCCGGCACCTTCCATCGGACCGCGAACCGTCACATTGCGCGCACCGGCGGCCGAACCATAGGCAAGAGCTTCGCCTGGGGACATTCCGAGCCGCCGGCAGGTGAGATAAGCGCCGCCGAAGCAATCGCCGGCACCGGTCGGATCGACCTCCTCGACGAGGAATGCAGGAGCATCGATCCGGTCTCCGTCCCTGCCGAAATAAGTCGCTCCCTCCGCTCCGCGCTTCAGTACGATCTCCTTCACGCCGATGTCGAACAGGCGGCGGATCGCCGCGGCTTCGCCCGCAATGCCTGCAGCACGCTCGAGCTCCTCCCCTGACGGCAAAAGAAGATCGGCGGCGGCGACAAGCCGCAAAAATCGGCGCTCGGTATCCTCATCGAGCTGCAATTCCTTGCGGATGTTCGGATCGACCGAGAGCGTGCCGCCTCGCGTCTTCACAATATCGACCGCCTTGTCGATTACTTCCCGAGCGCTCGGAACGGAGAGAGCCGAACCCATCACATGGAGATGTCCGCTGCGGTTGATGAGATCGGCGACATCCTGAGACCAGCCGAAGCGGGCGGCCGCGGATTTCGCGATATTGTAGACGAAGTCACGCGAGCCGTCCTTGCGGTAACGGACGAAGGCGCTTCCAGTCGGATAGTCAGGATCGACGGCAATGGTCGACACATCGACGCCATCGCGCCTGAGGCGGTCGATATTGACGCGACCAAAATCGTCATTGCCGACCGCGCCCACCATTGCTGCCGCTCCGCCGAGCCGGCCGCATTGTGAGATGAAGATCGCCGGCGCCCCGCTGGCAAACGGCCCGACGAGCGGCTGGGCTTCGAGAAATCCCTCTCCGATCGTCATGGCAACGATCTCCACGAGGATCTCGCCGACGCAAACCGTGGGACCGAGATGGTCCGGAGCCAGCACTGAAGCCATTGCCATCCTGCTTTCGATAGATGTCGCTAAATCGCTGTTGACCGTTGTATTGCACCGTCTTCGCCACCGAACTCCTCGTTTTCGAGAGAAAGGAAGCGCCGGTGCAGCATGCATGCCGCTCCGAAGGCGGAACCGAACTCCGCATCGCCATCGACGACGATCTCGGGTGTCGGAAAAGGAATATTCTGGCCCTCCGACATGTGGACCGCCACGCGGGCAGCCACCATCGGATAGAGCGAGGCCACCGAGCCGCCCAGCACGATCCTATCAGGATCGAGCAGACGACAGGCCTGAAGCAGCGCATAGGCAAGATGCCGCGACCAGATCTCCGCTATGTTTACTGCGTCCGGAACGCGATCGCGAACGTCGGTTAGGAACTCCTGCAGGTCGGCGTCGGTGCGGCCGGTCGCTTCCCGGTACTGCCGGATCAGCACTTCGCGGCCGATCAGTTGCTCGAACTTCTGTCCGCCGCTTCCCGGCACCAGGGTATGGCCGATTTCGCCCGCAAGGCCGTGACCGCCGCGAAACAGCTTCCCGTCGATCATGATCCCGCCGCCGACACCGGTCTCCATGAGCAGGAAGAGCGTCACACCGGCAACGCCGTGACGATAGCTGTCACCAATCGCGAAGGCATTGGCATCGTTTTCGACCGCGATCGGCACCTCGGCCGGAAAGGAGCTGCGGCCGATCTCCTTCAATGGCACCTCCCGCCAGCCGATGATCGGCGCAAGCGTGACAATCCCCTCCGGCCGGATATGCGCCGGCACGGATATGCCGAGCCCCCGACAGCGCTCAATCATCTCTTTCGACATCGCGTCCACAATGAGCTCGACGCCGCACGCCACCGCTTCCTCCACGGTCAAGGATTGCGCGTGGAAGGCCAGCCTGCGACAGGCCCGCACATCTGCCGAAAAATCCACGACGACAGCAGATATATGCTCCACGCCAAGTTCGATCCCGGCGAAGAACGCGGCATCCGGAACCAGTTCGAGCATGATCCCCGGACGGCCGGCGCGCGATTGCTCCGGGCGCTGTTTGCTGCTCTCCTCCGACTCCTGAACAAAGCCGCTCTCCGTCAGTTCGGCAACAATCTCGCCTGACGACGAACGGTTCATTCCGAGCTTCCGCGCCAGATCGGCCCGGCTCAGGCGGCGATGACTGTAGATCGTCTGCAGGGCTGCGACGATGTTGTTCTGCCTGATCCTGCGCGGCGAGCTTCCGATGGAGACGGTGTCGTTCATGTTCATTTCTCTTCAAATCGACTGCTCCAGCCTACACTTGCGAAGCAGATCGGCAGAAGGATTATCAGGGGCGCGCGTTCGTGACGCGGCGGCGTTTGGCTTCCTCGTATTTCAGTTCGATATAGCGTTTGGCATGGGCCGCCAACGGATCGTTATCGGTCCACGTGTCGCGCCAGATTGCACAGGCGAGCGAGAGACCCTCATCGACGACGGCGGTCGAAAAGCTCTCGAAGACGATGTCCCGCTTGTAGTCGATATCGAGCAACGCATCGAAGATGAGATCGAAGTTGATGACGCCGTCCCCAAGATAGCCGCGATTGCTTTCGCCGATGTGGAAGTAGCCGATCTTGTCGCCGGCAAGCCGGATCGCGGCAGCCGGATTTGCTTCCTCGATATTCATGTGAAAGGTGTCTAGATGCAGTCGGACATGGTCCGATCCGGTCTCGGAGATGAACTTCAATCCCTGGGCCGCCGTGTTCAGAAGGTTCGTTTCGAAGCGATTGACGATCTCCAGGACGAGATCGACCCTTGCTTCCTTCGCGACATCAGCGGTCGCAGCGATCGTAGCGACGCTGTTGTCCCAGCCCTTCTTCGTCGGCTGGCGGTTGTACTTGGTGTGCGCGGAATAGAGAATACCGCCGAGCTTGTTTCCACCGATGTCACGGACCGCACGCACCGCATCGGCCAGCGTCTGCTTGCCGGCGGAGACGGCCGCCGCATCCTCGCTCGAAATATCCTTGTCGACCGGCAGCCCCATCGTCACACCGATCTCGACATCGAGCGATTGTGCGAGCTTCGCCAGACGGTCGAGATTGAACTTCTCGGGGCGCAGATAAGCGAATTCGATCGTGCGATATCCATGCTCGGCCGTTTTGTTAAGGGCCATTTCGAGGCCCCCCTGCGTTTGGCCGCCTGTCCATACAAATGAATGGATACCCAATCGGCGCATGGCTTTTTTCCTCCACTTCAAGCCTTCAACTTTGCCACACCTATGCCATTTAGTATGGTAAGACAACAAATAAATTCGCAGATCAAAATTTTGCCTCTGCGAGCAAATTCGTTGCGTTGCAGCATTTTAGTTTGATTGTTCTGTATTTGTTATTTTCACCGGAATTAGTTCTTACCAAAATCAACAACATAGCCGGCATATTTGCAGGTTTAGACAACAAATATTGCATGGGCAGCTTTTTTCGTCTACAAAATGGCTCGGCGAAATGATCTCGCTGCTATCTGGGAGGATTGAAATGAATTACGCTCTGAAGGCCAGCGCGCTTGCGCTGACGCTCAGCCTCGCCGCCGCCGCGTCGCCGGCCTGGGCAGACTTCTGGTCTGACGCCGGCGCCAAGTTCAAAGGCGTGACCTTGCACGGCGTGACCGAAAGCACGCCGCCATCGAACTACATCAAGAACGTGCTCGCCCCGGAATTCGAGAAGAAGACCGGCATCAAAGTCGAGATCGAGACGACGTCCTGGGATCAGATGTACGACAAGGCCATCAAGGACATGGAGGCCAAGACCGGCATCTACGACATGGTCTACATCGAACAGGACATCATCTACTCGTATCTGTCCCGGAATTTTCTCGTCAACATCACTCAGACGCTGAAGGATCAGGCGGATCTGAAGGCGCCGACCTACGACGACGCGAACTTCACGAGCTTCGCCGACTATTTCAAGGACAAGAAGGGCGATCTCTTTGGCGTCCCGATGGAAGCCTTCCTGAAGACCTATCTCTATCGCAAGGACCTTTTCGATGATCCGAAGATCAAGGAAGCCTTCAAGAAGGAAACTAGCAAAGACCTGAAGCCGGCAACCACGCATGAGGACTACACGCAGATCGCCGAATTCTTCACCAAATACGGCAAGGATAACGGCATTGAGCTATGGGGCACCACGGCTCAGGCCCATACAGGTCACGCGGCGTCATGGTATGAATTTTTCGAATCCATCGCGCCGACCTTTGGCGTCTATAACTGGGGCATCGACGCCAGCAACAACTATGCTGCAACCGTCGAGCATGGCGGCGCGATGAACAGCGACAAGGCGAAGGCCGCGCTGAAATACTGGCTGCACCTGCGCGATATCGCTCCACCGGAATCGACCCAGTCCACCTGGACGGAGACTGCGACGACCTTCGCTGCCGGCCGTGTCGCCCAAGGATTGATCTACGGCGAGAACGCGGCATGGATTGCGAGTGATCCTGCGCAGTCGAAGGTGGTCGACAAAGTAGGCTTTGCCCTGCCGCCGCTGGAACCGGGCGTTCTGGAAGATGCGAAATCCGGAAAAGGCTATATTGGCTATTACGACGGCGGCGCTTTCGGCCTTCCGATTACGTCCAAGAACAAGGAAGCGGCCCTGCTCTTCCTCGAATTCATGGGTCAGAACGATGTGCAGCCCGATTGGGCGATCGCGGCACCCCGCATCACCAACAAGGCGACCTTCGATGACCCGAAGGTCAAGGCGATGGATGTCAAGCTCGGCGGCTTCTACACGATGCTGAAGGATGAAGGCAAACTCTTCGCCGGTGCTCCCCCGTATCCGTTCCACGCCCAGTTACGTGAAGCAACCCTGCCGATCTTCTTCGACATCCTGACCGGCAAGATCGCGCCCGACGAAGGCCTCGACCAGATGGCCGCCAAGACGGAAGAGGAGCTCACGTCGCTCGGCTATCGCAAATAAATCATCCTCCCCACCTTGGCGGGTCGTCTTCGCTTGGCGACCCGTCTCTTTCTTGGCTCGATAGGCCGCCCCAGGGGGCCAAAGAGGATGAGGCAATGCACTCACAAAAGTTTGGATGGCTGCTGCTGTCGCCGACGATCCTGATCCTCGGGCTCTTCGGCATCTTTCCATTCATCTACGTCGTCTGGGTTTCGTTTCACCAGTGGAATCCCTTCGCCGCAAATCCGCTGATGGTCTTCAACTGGGCATCGAACTACCGCACCCTCGTCTTCGACAAACAGTTCCTCGCCTCGCTGGGAATCACCATCGCATTCGTCTTCTTTGCTGTCGTTTCCGAACTCGTCCTCGGATACGTGCTCGCGCAGGCGCTGATGAAGGATTTTCCCGGAAAGGCGTTCTTCCGCACCATCCATACCCTTCCTCTGATCATGGCGCCCATCATCGTCGGATCGGTGTGGAAGCTGATGACAACACCGTCGATCGGCATCATCCCATATCTCTTGCGAAGCTGGTTCGGGTATGATTTGAACATCGGCCAGAGCGCAGCTGCGGCCTTCACCATCACCGTTATCATGGACGTCTGGCACTGGACACCGCTGGTCACCCTGTCCCTGATTGCTGCCTTGGTCTCGCTTCCGCCAGATCCCTTCGAGCAGGCGCAGATCGATGGCGCCGGCAAGAGCCAGATCTTCTGGCACATCACGCTCCCTCTGATCCGTCCCGCCCTGCTGGCCACGGTGTTCATCAGGCTCATGGACGCGCTGCGCACGGTCGACGAAGTCCTGATGCTGACCGGGGGCGGTCCGGGGTCTTCGACGCGCTACATCGGCGTCCACATCTTCAGGGAAGTCTTTCCGAAGACGAATTACGGCTACGGTTCGGCGATTTCGGTCGTCGTGCTTTACCTCACCATCGTGGTCTGCTGGCTGCTCTACGTTGGCCTGATTGCTCCCCGCGCGAAGAGAGGTTGATCCGATGCAGAGACGGAACCCCTGGCTTTCGGTTCTCCTGTGGACGCTGATAAGCTTTGCAACCCTCTTCCCGATCTATTGGCTCTTCGTCATATCGGTAAAGCAGCCCTTCGACCTGTTCTCGACGCCAGACGTCGTCATCAGCAGCTTCTTCTGGAAGAACTATCAGGACGTGCTGACGAACGAGACATTGCGGCGATACATGATCAATTCGCTGGTCATCTCGTCTGGAAACGCAATCCTGGTCACGACCCTCGGTTTTCTTGCCTGTTACGCGCTGAGCCGCTTTGATCTCGCCGGCAAGGAAAGCATTTTCTTCTGGACGATCACCAACCGCATGGCGCCGCCGGCCGTCTTCCTGCTGCCGCTTTTCCTGTTGCTGACGCAGGTCTACAGGATCGGCGACTTTTCGCTGGCGGATTCCAGGCTCGGCATGATCCTGGTCTACTGCTCCTTCAACCTTCCCTTTGCCATCTGGACGCTGCGTCCAACGGTAGAGGGCATCCCCAAGGAACTGGACGAGGCGGCCTATATGGATGGCGCAAGCCCCTGGATGGTCCTTTACGACATCGTCTTTCCCTTGGCGCGACCGGGGCTTGCAGTGACGCTCATCCTCACCTGGGTCTTCGCGTGGAACGAATATCTGCTTGCCGCGACACTCACCAACTTCAACGCCCGCACACTCACCACCGGCCTGTCGGAATACGTGACGACGACAGGCACCGCCTGGGGCATCATGGCCGCGATCTCGATGCTGACATTGATCCCGGCGCTCATCGTCTTCTCGGTGGTGCAGCGTCACATCGTTGCCGGCCTGACCTTCGGCGCAGTGAAAGGATAGCGAGATGGCTTCGGATTCTCGAAACAACGAAAAACAGCCGGGCTTCCTGCCGATCGAGACGAACTGGTTCGACCGGCTGTTCATCTCGATCGTGATCTGGGTCGCGCTCACCCTGTTCTGGATGCGGTTCATCGAGCCGCTCGGGCTTTCGGTCTGGTTCGCCGTCGCAATCTCCGCCGTGCTCGGCGCCTACATCATCCGGAAGGGGTGAGGCGGCATTCTGTCAACAATATCAATACGCAAGCGGTGCTGCATTAGGGAGAAACGAGATTGGCAAACGTACAGGTCAGCGACGTCACCAAGAGATATGGCGCTCTTCAGGTCATGCACGGCGTCAGCGTCGATATCGAAGATGGTGAATTCGTCGTGCTGGTCGGCCCATCCGGCTGCGGCAAGTCCACGCTGCTGCGCATGATCGCCGGTCTTGAGACGGTCAGCAGCGGCGACATCAGGATCGGCGGCCGCGTCGTGACGAACGCTCCGCCGAAAGAACGCGACATCGCCATGGTCTTCCAGAGCTATGCGCTGTACCCCCACAAGACGGTCGCCGAGAACATGGGCTTCCCGCTGAAGATGCAGAAACGCCCCAAGTCGGAGATCAACGAAAAGGTCGGCAGGGCAGCCGAGATCCTCGACCTGACACGCTATCTCGACCGCTACCCGAAACAGCTGTCAGGCGGACAGCGCCAACGCGTCGCCATGGGCCGTGCCATCGTCCGAGACCCGCAGGTCTTCCTGTTCGACGAACCGCTGTCCAACCTCGACGCCAAGCTTCGCGTCACCATGCGCGTCGAAATCAAGGAGCTGCATCAGCGACTGAAAACCACCACCGTCTACGTCACGCATGACCAAATCGAAGCCATGACGATGGCAAACAAGATTGTCGTCATGCGCGACGGAAGGGTGGAACAGGTCGGCAAACCGCTCGACCTCTACGACTTCCCCGCTAATCTCTTCGTAGCCGGTTTCATCGGCAGCCCATCGATGAATTTTCTTCAGGGCAAGATCGCAACAAGGGACGGCAAGCAAATCGTCATCACCGACCAGGGCGTCATCCTGCCCGTCGACCGCGTGAATGCTGAGGACGGCAAAGCGGTGACCTACGGCATTCGCCCGGAACACATCACCATCAGTGACGACGGCATTCCGGTGGAAGTTTCGGTATACGAGCCAACCGGCTCCGAAACATTGATCTTCGGCCGTGTCGGCGGCACCCCGATCGATGCCCTCATCCGTGAACGCCTTGAGGTCGCGCCCGGCAAGACATTGCACTTTCATATTGATCCGAGACGCGTTCACATCTTTGATCAGGCGACGGGACAGCGATTGTAAAGCGAGGATCACATGAATTTTGAAGGTAAAAAAGTCATCGTCACCGGCGCCGGCAAGGGCATCGGCCGTGTCGTCGCAGAGATATTGGTCAAACGCGGGGCTGAGGTCGCGGCACTGACCAGAAGTGCTGACGATGTCGTTTCCTTACGGGAGGATCTTGGCTGCCGGGCCA
The window above is part of the Rhizobium sp. WYJ-E13 genome. Proteins encoded here:
- a CDS encoding ROK family protein, encoding MNDTVSIGSSPRRIRQNNIVAALQTIYSHRRLSRADLARKLGMNRSSSGEIVAELTESGFVQESEESSKQRPEQSRAGRPGIMLELVPDAAFFAGIELGVEHISAVVVDFSADVRACRRLAFHAQSLTVEEAVACGVELIVDAMSKEMIERCRGLGISVPAHIRPEGIVTLAPIIGWREVPLKEIGRSSFPAEVPIAVENDANAFAIGDSYRHGVAGVTLFLLMETGVGGGIMIDGKLFRGGHGLAGEIGHTLVPGSGGQKFEQLIGREVLIRQYREATGRTDADLQEFLTDVRDRVPDAVNIAEIWSRHLAYALLQACRLLDPDRIVLGGSVASLYPMVAARVAVHMSEGQNIPFPTPEIVVDGDAEFGSAFGAACMLHRRFLSLENEEFGGEDGAIQRSTAI
- a CDS encoding D-tagatose-bisphosphate aldolase, class II, non-catalytic subunit; translation: MQIALNELAALRVQGRPAGIVSVCSAHPIVLRAALRHGRDHASTVLIEATCNQVNHLGGYTGMTPADFAALVLRIAKEEGCPETLITLGGDHLGPNPWRDRAAEEAMAEAERMVAAYVDAGFRKIHLDASMGCMGEPAALDDDTTAHRAARLAAVAETSARQAGGAMPVYVIGTEVPPPGGADHALTTIEPTAASAARRTIDVHRHVFAGAGLAEAFTRAIGLVVQPGVEFGNHNVIRYDRSRIDALRQVLGDEPQFVFEAHSTDYQGTDPLTALVEDGFPLLKVGPELTFVLREALYGLDLIASDLVPHYGERPLYAAMEALMLAHRENWSRHYHGTENEQRWLRHYSLSDRIRYYWTSKEARSAVARLCDSLAGKSVPFPLFRQHMPAAQQFCDMPLDPEEVLIWRVTKSLADYHAACGAGR
- a CDS encoding DUF2160 family membrane protein, encoding MASDSRNNEKQPGFLPIETNWFDRLFISIVIWVALTLFWMRFIEPLGLSVWFAVAISAVLGAYIIRKG
- a CDS encoding extracellular solute-binding protein; amino-acid sequence: MNYALKASALALTLSLAAAASPAWADFWSDAGAKFKGVTLHGVTESTPPSNYIKNVLAPEFEKKTGIKVEIETTSWDQMYDKAIKDMEAKTGIYDMVYIEQDIIYSYLSRNFLVNITQTLKDQADLKAPTYDDANFTSFADYFKDKKGDLFGVPMEAFLKTYLYRKDLFDDPKIKEAFKKETSKDLKPATTHEDYTQIAEFFTKYGKDNGIELWGTTAQAHTGHAASWYEFFESIAPTFGVYNWGIDASNNYAATVEHGGAMNSDKAKAALKYWLHLRDIAPPESTQSTWTETATTFAAGRVAQGLIYGENAAWIASDPAQSKVVDKVGFALPPLEPGVLEDAKSGKGYIGYYDGGAFGLPITSKNKEAALLFLEFMGQNDVQPDWAIAAPRITNKATFDDPKVKAMDVKLGGFYTMLKDEGKLFAGAPPYPFHAQLREATLPIFFDILTGKIAPDEGLDQMAAKTEEELTSLGYRK
- a CDS encoding sugar phosphate isomerase/epimerase, with the translated sequence MRRLGIHSFVWTGGQTQGGLEMALNKTAEHGYRTIEFAYLRPEKFNLDRLAKLAQSLDVEIGVTMGLPVDKDISSEDAAAVSAGKQTLADAVRAVRDIGGNKLGGILYSAHTKYNRQPTKKGWDNSVATIAATADVAKEARVDLVLEIVNRFETNLLNTAAQGLKFISETGSDHVRLHLDTFHMNIEEANPAAAIRLAGDKIGYFHIGESNRGYLGDGVINFDLIFDALLDIDYKRDIVFESFSTAVVDEGLSLACAIWRDTWTDNDPLAAHAKRYIELKYEEAKRRRVTNARP
- a CDS encoding carbohydrate ABC transporter permease, coding for MQRRNPWLSVLLWTLISFATLFPIYWLFVISVKQPFDLFSTPDVVISSFFWKNYQDVLTNETLRRYMINSLVISSGNAILVTTLGFLACYALSRFDLAGKESIFFWTITNRMAPPAVFLLPLFLLLTQVYRIGDFSLADSRLGMILVYCSFNLPFAIWTLRPTVEGIPKELDEAAYMDGASPWMVLYDIVFPLARPGLAVTLILTWVFAWNEYLLAATLTNFNARTLTTGLSEYVTTTGTAWGIMAAISMLTLIPALIVFSVVQRHIVAGLTFGAVKG
- a CDS encoding carbohydrate ABC transporter permease; this translates as MHSQKFGWLLLSPTILILGLFGIFPFIYVVWVSFHQWNPFAANPLMVFNWASNYRTLVFDKQFLASLGITIAFVFFAVVSELVLGYVLAQALMKDFPGKAFFRTIHTLPLIMAPIIVGSVWKLMTTPSIGIIPYLLRSWFGYDLNIGQSAAAAFTITVIMDVWHWTPLVTLSLIAALVSLPPDPFEQAQIDGAGKSQIFWHITLPLIRPALLATVFIRLMDALRTVDEVLMLTGGGPGSSTRYIGVHIFREVFPKTNYGYGSAISVVVLYLTIVVCWLLYVGLIAPRAKRG
- a CDS encoding ABC transporter ATP-binding protein, with amino-acid sequence MANVQVSDVTKRYGALQVMHGVSVDIEDGEFVVLVGPSGCGKSTLLRMIAGLETVSSGDIRIGGRVVTNAPPKERDIAMVFQSYALYPHKTVAENMGFPLKMQKRPKSEINEKVGRAAEILDLTRYLDRYPKQLSGGQRQRVAMGRAIVRDPQVFLFDEPLSNLDAKLRVTMRVEIKELHQRLKTTTVYVTHDQIEAMTMANKIVVMRDGRVEQVGKPLDLYDFPANLFVAGFIGSPSMNFLQGKIATRDGKQIVITDQGVILPVDRVNAEDGKAVTYGIRPEHITISDDGIPVEVSVYEPTGSETLIFGRVGGTPIDALIRERLEVAPGKTLHFHIDPRRVHIFDQATGQRL
- a CDS encoding sugar kinase, whose protein sequence is MASVLAPDHLGPTVCVGEILVEIVAMTIGEGFLEAQPLVGPFASGAPAIFISQCGRLGGAAAMVGAVGNDDFGRVNIDRLRRDGVDVSTIAVDPDYPTGSAFVRYRKDGSRDFVYNIAKSAAARFGWSQDVADLINRSGHLHVMGSALSVPSAREVIDKAVDIVKTRGGTLSVDPNIRKELQLDEDTERRFLRLVAAADLLLPSGEELERAAGIAGEAAAIRRLFDIGVKEIVLKRGAEGATYFGRDGDRIDAPAFLVEEVDPTGAGDCFGGAYLTCRRLGMSPGEALAYGSAAGARNVTVRGPMEGAGTRQELDAFIASTERRP